The following coding sequences lie in one Lacerta agilis isolate rLacAgi1 chromosome 4, rLacAgi1.pri, whole genome shotgun sequence genomic window:
- the SLN gene encoding sarcolipin, whose translation MERSAQELFLNFMIVLITVLLMWLLVKSYQD comes from the coding sequence ATGGAACGGTCCGCACAAGAGCTCTTCCTCAACTTCATGATTGTACTGATCACAGTTCTCCTCATGTGGCTTCTGGTGAAGTCATACCAAGACTGA